A window of the Pseudomonas sp. B21_DOA genome harbors these coding sequences:
- a CDS encoding amino acid ABC transporter permease, with protein MTSFPTPPQPPQPVAETRLQKLFGFRTRLYLTWAALFCLFAGFFLSFDLKFAIILDKLPNLVGLKLAPNGFLQGAALTLFLCACSIIASSLLGFITALARLSNSAVAFGIASFYTSFFRGTPLLIQILLIYLGLPQLGIVPGAIVAGIIALSLNYGAYLSEIFRAGILGVDHGQREASLALGLRESVIFWRITLPQAMRTIIPPTTNQFISMLKDSSLISVMGVWEVMFLAQSYGRSSYRYIEMLTTAAIIYWLMSIGLELIQARMERHYGKAYVRRS; from the coding sequence ATGACTTCCTTTCCGACCCCGCCACAGCCACCGCAACCGGTGGCTGAGACACGCCTGCAAAAGCTCTTCGGTTTCCGTACGCGCCTTTATCTGACCTGGGCTGCTCTGTTCTGCCTGTTCGCCGGATTCTTTCTCAGCTTCGACCTGAAGTTCGCGATCATCCTCGACAAGTTGCCCAACCTGGTCGGCCTGAAGCTGGCGCCGAACGGATTTCTGCAAGGCGCAGCGCTGACGCTGTTCCTCTGCGCCTGCTCGATCATCGCCTCCTCGCTGCTGGGTTTCATCACCGCGCTGGCGCGCCTGTCGAACAGCGCCGTGGCGTTCGGCATCGCCAGTTTCTACACCTCGTTCTTTCGCGGCACGCCGCTGCTGATCCAGATCCTGCTGATCTACCTCGGCCTGCCGCAACTGGGCATCGTCCCGGGCGCCATCGTCGCCGGCATCATTGCCCTGTCGCTGAACTATGGCGCGTACCTGAGCGAAATCTTCCGCGCCGGGATCCTCGGCGTCGATCACGGCCAACGCGAAGCCTCCCTGGCACTGGGTCTGCGCGAAAGCGTGATCTTCTGGCGCATCACCCTGCCCCAGGCCATGCGCACCATCATCCCGCCGACCACCAACCAGTTCATCTCGATGCTCAAGGACTCGTCGCTGATCTCGGTGATGGGCGTCTGGGAAGTGATGTTTCTCGCCCAGTCGTATGGGCGCTCAAGTTATCGCTACATCGAAATGCTCACCACGGCGGCGATCATCTACTGGCTGATGTCGATCGGGCTGGAGCTGATTCAGGCACGGATGGAGCGGCATTACGGCAAGGCGTATGTGCGGCGTAGTTGA
- the oadA gene encoding sodium-extruding oxaloacetate decarboxylase subunit alpha, which yields MTKKIFVTDTILRDAHQSLLATRMRTEDMLPICDKLDKVGYWSLECWGGATFDACVRFLKEDPWERLRQLRAALPNTRLQMLLRGQNLLGYRHYSDDVVKAFVAKAAVNGIDVFRIFDAMNDVRNLRVAIEAVKAAGKHAQGTIAYTTSPVHTIDAFVTQAKQMESMGCDSVAIKDMAGLLTPYATGELVRALKAEQSLPVFIHSHDTAGLAAMCQLKAIENGADHIDTAISSFASGTSHPGTESMVAALKGTEYDTGLNLELLQEIGLYFYAVRKKYHQFESEFTAVDTRVQVNQVPGGMISNLANQLKEQGALNRMSEVLAEIPRVREDLGFPPLVTPTSQIVGTQAFFNVLAGERYKTITNEVKLYLQGGYGKAPGVVNEKLRRQAIGSEDVIDVRPADLLKPEMTKLRADIGALAKSEEDVLTFAMFPDIGRKFLEERAAGTLTPEVLLPIPEAGAVASAGGEGVPTEFVIDVHGETYRVDITGVGVKAEGKRHFYLSIDGMPEEVVFEPLNEFVGGGSSKRKQASAPGHVSTTMPGNIVDVLVKEGDTVKAGQAVLITEAMKMETEVQAAIAGKVTAIHVAKGDRVNPGEILVEIEG from the coding sequence ATGACTAAGAAGATCTTCGTTACCGACACCATCCTGCGCGACGCTCACCAATCGCTGCTCGCCACCCGCATGCGCACCGAAGACATGCTGCCGATCTGCGACAAGCTCGACAAGGTCGGCTACTGGTCGCTGGAGTGCTGGGGCGGCGCGACGTTCGACGCCTGTGTGCGCTTCCTCAAGGAAGACCCGTGGGAGCGTCTGCGCCAATTGCGTGCCGCGCTGCCCAATACCCGCCTGCAAATGCTCCTTCGCGGGCAGAACCTGCTCGGCTATCGCCACTACAGCGACGATGTGGTCAAAGCCTTCGTCGCCAAAGCAGCGGTGAATGGCATCGACGTGTTCCGCATCTTCGATGCCATGAACGATGTGCGTAATCTGCGTGTCGCCATCGAAGCGGTGAAAGCTGCCGGCAAGCATGCTCAAGGCACCATCGCCTACACCACCAGCCCGGTGCACACCATCGACGCTTTCGTCACCCAGGCCAAGCAAATGGAGTCCATGGGTTGCGACTCGGTGGCGATCAAGGACATGGCCGGTCTGCTCACGCCATACGCCACCGGTGAACTGGTGCGTGCGTTGAAAGCCGAGCAGTCGCTGCCGGTGTTCATCCATTCCCACGACACCGCTGGCCTGGCCGCCATGTGCCAGCTCAAGGCGATCGAAAACGGTGCCGATCACATCGATACCGCAATCTCCAGCTTCGCCTCGGGCACCAGCCATCCGGGCACCGAGTCGATGGTCGCCGCGCTCAAAGGCACCGAATATGACACCGGCCTGAATCTGGAGCTGCTCCAGGAAATCGGCCTGTACTTCTATGCCGTGCGCAAGAAGTACCACCAGTTCGAAAGCGAATTCACCGCCGTCGACACCCGTGTGCAGGTCAACCAGGTGCCGGGCGGGATGATTTCCAACCTCGCCAACCAGTTGAAAGAGCAGGGTGCTCTGAACCGCATGAGCGAAGTGCTCGCGGAAATCCCGCGCGTACGCGAAGACCTTGGCTTCCCGCCGCTGGTGACGCCGACTTCGCAGATCGTCGGCACCCAGGCATTTTTCAACGTACTGGCCGGCGAGCGCTACAAGACCATCACCAACGAAGTGAAGCTGTATCTGCAGGGCGGCTATGGCAAGGCGCCGGGCGTGGTCAATGAAAAACTGCGCCGTCAGGCGATCGGCAGCGAAGACGTCATTGACGTGCGCCCGGCCGATCTGCTCAAGCCGGAAATGACCAAGCTGCGTGCCGATATCGGCGCACTGGCCAAGTCCGAAGAAGACGTACTGACCTTCGCCATGTTCCCGGATATCGGCCGCAAATTCCTCGAAGAACGCGCTGCCGGCACTCTTACGCCGGAAGTGCTATTGCCGATCCCGGAAGCGGGTGCCGTTGCCTCGGCGGGCGGCGAAGGCGTGCCGACCGAGTTCGTCATCGACGTCCACGGCGAAACCTACCGCGTCGATATCACCGGTGTCGGCGTCAAGGCCGAAGGCAAGCGCCACTTCTATCTGTCCATCGATGGCATGCCGGAAGAAGTGGTGTTCGAACCGCTCAACGAGTTCGTCGGCGGTGGCAGCAGCAAACGCAAACAGGCCTCGGCGCCAGGCCACGTCAGCACCACCATGCCCGGCAACATCGTCGATGTGCTGGTCAAGGAAGGCGACACCGTCAAGGCTGGCCAGGCGGTACTGATCACCGAAGCGATGAAGATGGAAACCGAAGTCCAGGCTGCCATTGCCGGCAAGGTCACTGCGATTCATGTGGCCAAGGGCGATCGGGTCAACCCGGGCGAAATCCTCGTCGAGATCGAAGGCTGA
- a CDS encoding HipA domain-containing protein — protein MYELTLQIFTAGQWHDAMILDFDNPEKGFESRCSFGYEADYLVENIELIGSPFSQAVSALYPLDWEGRRAKTPAFVHDIAPAGAAKRFLLARLGQERPAEISADLFLLGRSTPAPIGNMRIKESAEAVDERKPIGFKREEVISRDNRFLEYAYELGAAISGATGAGGEAPKLLLAENSAGLLYPDAVLDDEEVRQHWFVKFAKNRGGQTDQDILRSEFHYYKALQTLGIETVAAEGLALEEASKPSVWMRRFDRQVKDGAVSRFAVESVYSLAGVTTPGSAMNHLEVIRMLAGLWRKAGQASQIPSLVADYLRRDLINKILGNSDNHGRNTAIIRQENAFQLAPIYDLAPMVMDDEGVTRTTKWPKELERAGDVDWRGVCRVLADSADPHESLTGLDASALFEGLRADARRLAALPDILAASGLPARTMNHPSVHLKNLEQRLKEWDLQ, from the coding sequence ATGTACGAACTGACGCTTCAGATCTTCACCGCCGGGCAATGGCACGACGCGATGATTCTTGATTTCGATAATCCGGAAAAAGGCTTCGAAAGCCGCTGCAGTTTTGGCTATGAAGCGGACTATCTGGTGGAAAACATTGAGTTGATCGGGTCGCCTTTTTCCCAAGCCGTGAGTGCCCTGTATCCGCTGGATTGGGAAGGTCGGCGCGCGAAGACGCCAGCCTTTGTCCACGACATCGCACCGGCAGGCGCAGCCAAGCGGTTTCTACTCGCCCGCCTGGGTCAGGAAAGACCCGCCGAGATCAGCGCCGATCTGTTTCTGCTGGGCCGCAGTACACCGGCCCCCATTGGCAACATGCGAATAAAGGAATCGGCGGAAGCAGTCGATGAAAGAAAGCCGATCGGATTCAAGCGCGAGGAGGTCATTAGCCGCGACAATCGCTTTCTTGAATATGCCTACGAGCTGGGCGCGGCCATCAGTGGCGCGACGGGGGCAGGTGGTGAAGCTCCGAAGCTATTACTGGCAGAGAACAGTGCCGGGCTTCTGTATCCCGATGCGGTATTGGACGATGAAGAAGTGCGACAGCACTGGTTCGTGAAATTCGCCAAAAACAGGGGCGGGCAGACCGACCAGGACATCCTGCGCAGCGAATTCCATTACTACAAAGCGCTGCAGACATTGGGCATCGAAACGGTCGCGGCGGAAGGCCTGGCCTTGGAAGAGGCGAGCAAACCGAGTGTGTGGATGCGGCGTTTTGATCGACAAGTGAAAGATGGGGCGGTGTCGCGTTTCGCCGTCGAATCGGTTTATTCGCTGGCTGGAGTGACGACGCCAGGCAGTGCCATGAATCATCTGGAAGTGATCCGCATGCTCGCCGGGCTCTGGCGCAAAGCGGGTCAGGCCAGCCAGATTCCCAGCCTCGTCGCCGATTATCTGCGTCGCGACCTGATCAATAAAATCCTCGGAAACTCCGATAACCACGGTCGTAACACGGCGATTATCCGGCAAGAGAACGCTTTCCAGCTCGCGCCTATTTATGACCTCGCCCCGATGGTCATGGATGACGAAGGCGTGACTCGTACGACCAAGTGGCCAAAAGAGTTGGAGCGGGCGGGAGATGTCGATTGGCGAGGTGTCTGCCGCGTATTGGCCGATAGCGCGGATCCGCACGAATCGTTGACGGGGCTGGATGCCTCAGCGCTGTTCGAAGGCCTGCGCGCGGATGCCCGCCGTCTGGCCGCACTGCCGGATATTCTTGCAGCCAGCGGTTTGCCCGCCAGAACCATGAATCACCCGAGCGTTCACCTGAAAAACCTCGAGCAACGTTTGAAAGAGTGGGACCTGCAATGA
- a CDS encoding helix-turn-helix domain-containing protein, with the protein MSLTVLERTALIESIQQALAEGTLEIGDAVRRLRVEVTGLHQTQFAKMCKISVRTLVHIEHGEGNQTLKSLNAVFRPFGMKMGVVRIRRDTI; encoded by the coding sequence ATGAGTCTGACCGTCCTCGAGCGCACGGCGCTCATCGAAAGCATTCAGCAAGCGCTGGCCGAAGGCACTCTGGAAATCGGTGACGCCGTGCGCCGTTTACGGGTCGAAGTCACCGGTCTGCATCAGACTCAGTTCGCGAAGATGTGCAAGATTTCAGTGCGCACGCTGGTGCATATCGAACATGGCGAAGGCAATCAGACCCTGAAGTCGCTGAACGCGGTGTTCCGCCCCTTCGGCATGAAAATGGGCGTTGTGCGAATACGCCGGGACACCATTTGA